The nucleotide sequence GTATATCTCTCATAAAATGGGTAAAAGTCATGTACAACAATCCTTTATGTAAAACAAATAACGGTTACGTCGCTGAGAACTTTGAATTGTCAAGAGGCGTAAAACAAGGTTGCCCTCTGACACCATACCTATTTATTATGGTCATTGAATTGTTAGCTTCAAAATCTAATGATTAAGGGCCTACAAATGTAAAGGATTAGAGATAAAAGTTTCAATGTACTCTGATGCTTTGTCAAACTTCATCCTTGAAGGGCCTCATTGAGGACCTGGATAATTTAATTATTGAAAGAAAATATTTGAGGATTAAAGAAAgaccagtctttggaatatggcACAGAGTACAAGGAATGGAATGTTCGCTAAGACTGGTACCCAGTTTCAATCTAAAACAATGCTGGAGCGAATGTATGTAGCTACCCACCACAGAGGCAAAATAAGATGCAACAGAGGCACATTTTATTAAAATCACAATAAAAAACATTTATAACCAAACAGTCTCGTGTGGAAAACAACTCTTGATAGAACATGTATAAAAACACTCACCAGTATAAAAACACTCACCAGTTTCTGTACATTGCAAATGATAAAGTTgaattgaaaaaaaatatatttacagaCATTTTCCTCCTCCCCCAGCGCCATTCCGCTCCACCACTCGCCTCCCTTATCCTCACTCTCTGTCCAACATTTGtgtcatcttctctctctcatcagttgAGCGTGAAGCCAAATATTGTCCGAACATATACTGCTCTGCTGCCCCAAACTCAGTGCCAATGAAATTAAACTCCTCTTGGCAAAGCCATCAGGGATTTCAGCCATTCAGCATTTCTCTGTCTTCCCATtgccttttccctctctcctcctctatttgAGGTCGATGAAGCGAATGTCCATGATGAGCAGTGTGTGTCTGGGGAGGGGTCTGGGGGCGGGCGAGAGCACGGTCATCACCTGTGCCTGTGTGTCCACGTTAGTCACCACAATGAAGCCACACACTGGGCTCTCCAGCACACCCCTGCGCACCCCTccagccccctcctccccctcatcagCACAGCTTACGCTCAGCACGTGGTGTGTGAGGTCACGACCGGGCGTCACAGGGACGAGCTTCAGCTGGGTGTCGTCCTGCGACATGCCAAGCGGCAGGCATGAGTCCGGGATGGAAGGAGCTCCGATCTTGTAGATGCGCACATCAGAAAAGCGCACATCGAAAGCGTGAGGGAAGAACAAGGCACTGCGAAAACCATAGAAGTACTCCCGGATCTTCTCGTCCCGAGATTCACGCCGGCAGTCTTTAGAGCGCTCCACGACCCCTCCGGATTTGGGTAGCAGCACAACTCGGACGAAGTGCGGTAGGTCCCGCTTCAACTCGTTGTAAAGCCTCTCCTGGTCCAGCACCAGAACCACATCCACCTGGAAGGCTGAGGCACAGTGGACCAGGGCCTGGTAGCCAGAACCCTTCACCCAGCCACAGGTGTTGATGATGCAGCCGCCCACACTGGCCTTCCTGTTTTCCTCACAGCGCTGGGAGAACACTTCGGCCAGACACGATGTCAACTAGGAGGGACAGTGGGAAAGAAAGATGGAGAAAAatggagggggagtgagagaaaggTAGCAATGGGCAGGGGCGAGAGAGATTATACGCCAGGCAAAATGTCAACCACAAAGTTATGGTTTAATAGACTcagtaaaaaaagaaa is from Oncorhynchus masou masou isolate Uvic2021 chromosome 32, UVic_Omas_1.1, whole genome shotgun sequence and encodes:
- the LOC135526413 gene encoding polyribonucleotide 5'-hydroxyl-kinase Clp1-like translates to MVTEGPEKTDEEGVGAGADGGGARFDLEKETELRFEVEAGEKVHLELLTGLAEVFGSELNRNKKYTFGPGSKIAVFTWQGCSVSLSGKTEVAYISKDTPMLLYLNAHTALEQMRRQAERDNERGPRVMVVGPTDVGKSTVCRLLLSYAVRLGRRPTLVDLDVGQSGVSVPGTMSALCIERPADVEEGYSVQAPLVYHFGSTTPGTNIKLYNKLTSCLAEVFSQRCEENRKASVGGCIINTCGWVKGSGYQALVHCASAFQVDVVLVLDQERLYNELKRDLPHFVRVVLLPKSGGVVERSKDCRRESRDEKIREYFYGFRSALFFPHAFDVRFSDVRIYKIGAPSIPDSCLPLGMSQDDTQLKLVPVTPGRDLTHHVLSVSCADEGEEGAGGVRRGVLESPVCGFIVVTNVDTQAQVMTVLSPAPRPLPRHTLLIMDIRFIDLK